Proteins encoded by one window of Blautia luti:
- the carB gene encoding carbamoyl-phosphate synthase large subunit: MPRNKDIKKVLVIGSGPIIIGQAAEFDYAGTQACRSLKEEGIEVVLLNSNPATIMTDKDIADRVYIEPLTVEVVEQLILKEKPDSVLPTLGGQAGLNLAMELDEKGFLKEHNIRLIGTTALTIKKAEDRQEFKDTMEKIGEPIAASKVVTTVEDGLAFTNTIGYPVVLRPAYTLGGSGGGIAHNEYELREILENGLRLSRVGEVLVERCIAGWKEIEYEVMRDSSGNCITVCNMENIDPVGVHTGDSIVVAPSQTLGDKEYQMLRTSALNIITELGITGGCNVQYALKPDSFEYCVIEVNPRVSRSSALASKATGYPIAKVAAKIALGYTLDEIPNAITGKTYASFEPMLDYCVVKIPRLPFDKFITAKRTLTTQMKATGEVMSICHNFEGALMKAIRSLEQHVDSLMSYDFTQLTDEELLAELKIVDDRRIWKIAEAIRRGMPQSMLHDITQIDIWFIDKIAILVGMENALKTRKLTKELLLEAKRMEFPDYIVARLTGKTEEEIKALREEYQIKAAYKMVDTCAAEFAAATPYYYSVYGDEGTENEAVATPDKKKILVLGSGPIRIGQGIEFDFCSVHCTWAFAKEGYETIIINNNPETVSTDFDIADKLYFEPLTPEDVENVVNIEKPDGAVVQFGGQTAIKLTEALTKMGVKILGTSAENVDAAEDRELFDEILEQCQIPRPKGHTVFTAEEAKKAANELGYPVLVRPSYVLGGQGMRIAVSDEDVEEYIGVINQIAQEHPILVDKYLMGKEIEVDAVCDGEDILIPGIMEHIERAGIHSGDSISVYPAKTISAKAKETIAEYTRRLARALHVIGMINIQFIVLGDDVYVIEVNPRSSRTVPYISKVTGIPIVPLATKVILGYKLKDMGYEPGLQPEAKHYAIKMPVFSFEKIRGADISLGPEMKSTGECLGIAETFNEALYKAFIGAGIRLPKYKNMIITVKDEDKQDIIPIARRFEALGYRIYATLGTAKVLKENGIKVIRTNKLEQPAPNLMDLILGHKIDVVIDTPPQGVEHQKDGFVIRRNAIETGVNVLTSLDTAEALATSLENTDLNKLSLIDIATIARR; the protein is encoded by the coding sequence ATGCCAAGAAATAAAGACATTAAAAAAGTACTTGTAATTGGTTCCGGCCCGATTATCATCGGCCAGGCAGCAGAGTTTGACTACGCAGGAACACAGGCTTGCCGTTCTCTGAAAGAAGAGGGCATCGAAGTTGTTCTTCTCAACTCCAACCCTGCAACCATCATGACAGATAAAGATATTGCTGACAGAGTTTACATCGAGCCTCTGACAGTAGAAGTAGTAGAGCAGCTGATTCTCAAAGAGAAACCGGACAGTGTCCTCCCTACACTGGGCGGCCAGGCAGGTCTGAACCTTGCCATGGAGCTGGATGAGAAAGGTTTCCTGAAAGAACACAATATAAGACTGATCGGTACTACGGCTCTGACCATCAAGAAGGCAGAGGACCGTCAGGAATTTAAAGATACCATGGAGAAGATCGGTGAGCCGATCGCAGCCTCCAAAGTCGTTACAACAGTAGAAGATGGTCTTGCATTTACAAACACCATCGGATATCCGGTAGTTCTTCGTCCTGCTTATACACTTGGTGGAAGCGGCGGCGGTATCGCACATAATGAATACGAACTTCGTGAGATCCTGGAGAACGGTCTCCGTCTTTCCCGTGTAGGTGAAGTACTGGTAGAGCGCTGCATCGCAGGATGGAAAGAGATTGAATATGAAGTAATGCGTGACAGTTCAGGAAACTGCATCACAGTCTGCAACATGGAGAACATTGACCCGGTTGGTGTCCATACAGGTGACTCCATCGTAGTTGCTCCGTCCCAGACACTTGGAGACAAAGAATACCAGATGCTCCGTACCTCAGCCCTGAACATCATCACAGAGCTTGGAATCACAGGCGGATGTAACGTTCAGTATGCTCTGAAACCGGACAGCTTTGAATACTGCGTGATCGAGGTTAACCCGCGTGTAAGCCGTTCTTCTGCACTTGCAAGTAAGGCAACCGGTTACCCAATCGCAAAAGTTGCTGCAAAGATCGCTCTGGGCTACACACTGGATGAGATCCCGAACGCGATCACAGGAAAAACATATGCAAGTTTCGAGCCAATGCTTGACTACTGCGTAGTTAAGATCCCGAGACTTCCATTCGATAAATTTATCACTGCAAAGAGAACCCTTACTACTCAGATGAAGGCAACAGGTGAGGTTATGAGTATCTGCCATAACTTCGAAGGTGCCCTGATGAAGGCCATCCGTTCTCTTGAGCAGCATGTAGACAGTCTGATGTCCTATGATTTCACACAGCTTACAGACGAGGAGCTTCTTGCAGAGCTGAAAATCGTAGATGACCGCAGAATCTGGAAGATCGCAGAAGCAATTCGCCGCGGTATGCCGCAGTCTATGCTTCACGACATCACACAGATTGACATCTGGTTCATCGACAAGATTGCAATCCTTGTAGGAATGGAAAATGCCCTCAAGACCAGAAAGCTCACAAAAGAACTTCTTCTTGAAGCAAAACGCATGGAATTCCCTGACTATATCGTTGCACGTCTGACAGGCAAAACAGAAGAAGAGATCAAAGCTCTCCGTGAAGAATATCAGATCAAAGCAGCATACAAGATGGTTGATACCTGCGCTGCAGAGTTTGCAGCAGCAACACCATATTACTATTCTGTATATGGCGATGAAGGTACAGAAAACGAAGCAGTAGCAACACCGGATAAGAAGAAAATCCTGGTACTTGGTTCCGGCCCGATCCGTATCGGTCAGGGTATCGAGTTTGACTTCTGTTCCGTACACTGTACATGGGCATTTGCAAAAGAAGGCTATGAGACAATTATCATCAACAACAACCCGGAAACAGTAAGTACAGACTTCGATATCGCAGACAAACTGTATTTCGAGCCTCTGACACCGGAAGATGTTGAGAATGTAGTAAATATCGAGAAACCAGATGGAGCAGTTGTACAGTTCGGTGGACAGACAGCGATTAAACTGACAGAAGCACTTACAAAGATGGGCGTGAAGATTCTTGGAACATCTGCTGAGAACGTAGACGCAGCAGAGGACCGTGAGCTCTTTGACGAGATCCTTGAGCAGTGCCAGATCCCGAGACCAAAGGGACACACTGTATTTACAGCAGAGGAAGCAAAGAAAGCAGCCAATGAACTTGGTTATCCGGTTCTGGTTCGTCCTTCCTACGTACTTGGCGGTCAGGGTATGAGAATCGCTGTAAGTGACGAGGACGTAGAAGAGTACATCGGTGTGATCAACCAGATCGCACAGGAGCACCCGATCCTTGTAGATAAATACCTGATGGGTAAAGAAATCGAAGTCGATGCAGTATGCGACGGCGAAGACATCTTGATCCCTGGTATCATGGAGCATATCGAACGTGCCGGAATCCATTCCGGTGACAGTATCTCCGTATACCCGGCTAAGACTATCAGCGCAAAAGCAAAAGAAACAATCGCAGAATACACCAGACGTCTTGCAAGAGCACTGCATGTGATCGGTATGATCAACATCCAGTTCATCGTTCTTGGAGATGATGTATATGTAATCGAAGTCAACCCACGTTCCAGCCGTACTGTACCGTACATCAGCAAGGTAACCGGAATCCCGATCGTTCCCCTTGCAACCAAAGTAATCCTTGGATACAAACTGAAAGACATGGGTTATGAACCAGGACTTCAGCCGGAAGCAAAACATTATGCGATCAAGATGCCGGTATTCTCTTTCGAGAAGATCCGCGGTGCTGATATCAGCCTTGGACCGGAAATGAAATCCACAGGTGAGTGCCTTGGTATCGCTGAGACATTCAACGAAGCGCTTTACAAAGCATTTATCGGAGCAGGTATCCGTCTTCCGAAATATAAAAACATGATCATCACTGTTAAAGACGAAGACAAACAGGATATCATCCCGATCGCAAGAAGATTCGAAGCACTTGGATACAGAATCTATGCTACACTGGGAACTGCAAAAGTCCTCAAAGAAAACGGAATCAAAGTAATCCGTACCAACAAACTGGAGCAGCCTGCACCGAACCTTATGGATCTTATCCTTGGTCATAAGATTGACGTTGTTATTGATACACCGCCGCAGGGTGTTGAGCATCAGAAAGATGGTTTCGTCATCAGACGTAACGCCATCGAGACAGGTGTCAATGTTCTTACTTCTCTGGATACAGCAGAAGCACTGGCAACCAGCCTTGAGAACACAGATCTGAATAAATTATCTCTGATCGACATTGCGACAATTGCAAGAAGATAA
- the modB gene encoding molybdate ABC transporter permease subunit, which yields MSEFLAKINWSPLWISLKTGFTATIIAFFLGIFFARLVMKMKPVSRGILDGILTMPLILPPTVAGFILLLIFSLRRPFGVFLLDTFDIKIVQTWKGCVIAASVIAFPLMYRNARAAFEQVDVNLIAAGKTLGMSDRRIFWTVVMPAAGPGIASGTVLAFARAIGEYGATSMLAGNILGKTRTVSVAIAAETASGNYGMAGFWVVVILIISFVIVAAINIVSGKGMKMGRWM from the coding sequence ATGAGTGAATTTCTGGCAAAAATAAACTGGAGTCCTTTATGGATTTCGTTAAAGACAGGTTTCACCGCTACGATCATTGCATTCTTTCTTGGAATATTCTTTGCAAGACTGGTAATGAAGATGAAACCTGTTTCCAGAGGCATACTGGATGGTATCCTGACCATGCCTCTGATACTTCCTCCGACAGTGGCCGGTTTCATTCTGCTTCTGATATTCAGTCTGAGACGTCCATTCGGAGTGTTTCTGCTGGATACTTTTGATATTAAGATCGTACAGACCTGGAAGGGGTGTGTTATCGCAGCTTCCGTGATCGCATTTCCACTGATGTATCGAAATGCACGTGCAGCATTTGAGCAGGTGGATGTGAATCTGATCGCAGCAGGCAAGACCCTTGGTATGAGTGACAGAAGAATCTTCTGGACCGTTGTTATGCCGGCAGCAGGACCTGGAATCGCATCCGGTACTGTTCTTGCATTTGCCAGAGCAATCGGAGAGTATGGTGCCACATCCATGCTTGCAGGAAACATCCTTGGAAAGACCAGAACAGTTTCTGTTGCCATTGCAGCAGAGACCGCATCAGGAAACTATGGAATGGCCGGTTTCTGGGTAGTCGTGATCTTGATCATCTCATTTGTGATCGTTGCGGCGATCAATATCGTTTCCGGTAAGGGAATGAAGATGGGCAGGTGGATGTAA
- a CDS encoding DUF7575 domain-containing protein encodes MSTDFFDGLVKTFSKTTRELGARAEQTIETQKIRNKIAGEERIIEKIKVDMGDIIYRRHEAGDGIDSELSSLCQEIDQHLLKIREFKDNAANLKGQKICPSCEREVDMSVSFCPYCGTPCPNPEPTEVVEDAEDDGSLEQESEVAEETGDAAEPEGVQQEEAVEEAEKQQVEEEKVEE; translated from the coding sequence ATGAGTACAGATTTTTTTGACGGACTGGTAAAGACTTTTTCAAAAACAACCAGGGAACTGGGAGCTCGTGCAGAGCAGACCATTGAGACTCAGAAGATCCGTAATAAGATTGCAGGTGAGGAGCGGATCATTGAGAAGATCAAAGTGGATATGGGGGATATTATTTACAGAAGACATGAGGCCGGGGATGGGATTGACAGTGAACTCAGCTCTTTATGTCAGGAGATTGACCAGCATCTGCTGAAGATCAGGGAGTTTAAGGATAATGCTGCGAATCTGAAGGGACAGAAGATATGTCCTTCCTGTGAGAGAGAAGTGGATATGAGTGTAAGTTTCTGTCCATATTGTGGTACTCCTTGTCCGAATCCGGAACCGACTGAGGTTGTGGAGGATGCTGAGGACGATGGGAGTCTGGAGCAGGAGAGTGAAGTTGCAGAGGAAACAGGAGATGCTGCAGAGCCAGAGGGTGTACAGCAGGAAGAAGCTGTGGAGGAGGCAGAAAAGCAGCAGGTGGAAGAAGAGAAGGTAGAAGAATAA
- a CDS encoding phage holin family protein, whose product MEQLVNYVKPELLIVAVVLYFMGIFLKEAQPVKDKYIPLILGGISVVVCAVYVFASSEFKSVQDAVMGIFTAFTQGILTAGLSTYINQVIKQLNKEE is encoded by the coding sequence TTGGAACAGCTTGTAAATTATGTGAAGCCGGAGCTGCTGATTGTGGCTGTGGTGTTGTATTTTATGGGGATCTTTTTGAAAGAGGCACAGCCTGTGAAGGATAAATACATTCCTTTGATACTGGGAGGAATCAGTGTGGTGGTCTGTGCGGTTTATGTGTTTGCTTCTTCGGAGTTTAAGAGTGTGCAGGACGCTGTCATGGGAATTTTTACTGCGTTTACCCAGGGAATTCTCACAGCAGGGCTTTCTACATACATTAATCAGGTGATCAAACAATTAAATAAGGAAGAATAA
- a CDS encoding PucR family transcriptional regulator, with translation MKIQQILQKCLSDWKNISQLDFCLLDSENRSFVSTCDRKLPAESKLNDFRESNALCVSNTSCCLYKIMENHTLSYILVVWGKGENTSTIGELAVCQVQSLLTAYAEKSDKNTFMQNLLLGTYSEVDAFNRAKKLHISTSVQRAVFLVETKQNKDENALATIRNIFSARTKDFITAIDDSGIIIVRELQSTETYEDLNSIACMLVDMLNTEAMTSAWVAYSNLAEDISRLPDTYKEAHTALEVGKIFYAEKNVFGYNQLGIGRLIYQLPVSICEMFIDEIFNEETLDSIDEETLITIRTFFENNLNLSETSRQLYVHRNTLVYRFEKLQRKFGLDIRAFEDALTFKLAMMVVDYIKYSKNHPS, from the coding sequence ATGAAAATACAACAGATACTCCAGAAATGCCTGTCAGACTGGAAAAACATCAGCCAGCTTGATTTCTGTCTCCTGGATTCGGAAAACAGGAGCTTTGTTTCCACCTGCGACAGAAAACTTCCCGCTGAATCCAAACTGAACGATTTCCGCGAAAGTAATGCTCTATGTGTGTCAAATACCAGCTGTTGCCTTTACAAGATCATGGAGAACCATACTCTTTCCTATATCCTGGTAGTATGGGGAAAAGGTGAGAACACTTCCACCATCGGCGAACTGGCAGTCTGCCAGGTTCAGAGTCTTCTCACTGCCTATGCCGAAAAAAGCGACAAAAATACCTTTATGCAGAATCTCCTCCTGGGAACCTATTCTGAAGTGGATGCTTTCAACCGGGCCAAAAAGCTCCATATCTCAACCTCTGTGCAGCGTGCTGTTTTTCTGGTAGAAACCAAACAAAATAAAGATGAAAATGCTCTCGCCACTATCCGGAATATTTTTTCCGCCAGAACGAAAGATTTCATTACAGCTATTGATGACTCGGGGATCATTATCGTCAGAGAGCTCCAGTCCACAGAAACCTATGAAGACCTGAACTCCATCGCCTGTATGCTTGTAGACATGTTAAACACCGAAGCAATGACTTCTGCCTGGGTTGCTTACAGTAACCTGGCCGAAGACATTTCCAGGCTTCCTGATACGTATAAAGAGGCGCATACAGCCCTTGAAGTGGGCAAGATCTTCTATGCAGAGAAGAATGTATTCGGTTATAACCAGCTGGGCATCGGCAGACTGATCTACCAGCTTCCGGTTTCTATCTGCGAAATGTTCATTGATGAGATTTTTAACGAAGAAACTCTGGACTCTATTGATGAAGAAACCCTGATCACCATCCGTACATTTTTCGAAAATAACCTGAATCTCTCTGAGACTTCCAGACAGCTTTATGTACATAGAAATACTCTGGTTTACCGTTTCGAGAAACTTCAGCGGAAATTCGGACTGGATATCCGTGCATTTGAAGACGCACTGACTTTCAAACTGGCGATGATGGTTGTGGATTATATTAAATATTCCAAGAACCATCCATCATAA
- a CDS encoding undecaprenyl-diphosphate phosphatase, whose amino-acid sequence MDFIELLKVIFLGIVEGITEWLPISSTGHMILVDEFLKLNVTEDFKNLFFVVIQLGAILAVVVLYWNKLWPFYIRPISKKQQAILNRHGAVSRGILIFVEKFCDKDKWVLWFKIVVACIPTIVIALPFNDIIEEKFNNYVVVAIALIVYGILFIIIENYNKRRRPTCTNLEELSFKTAFIIGLFQVLSVIPGTSRSGSTIIGGILAGTSRTVAAEFTFFLGIPVMFGASLLKILKFGFSFTGTEVIILIVGMVVAFVVSIIAIKFLMGYIKKHDFKVFGWYRIVLGILVLGYFIGKTLLA is encoded by the coding sequence ATGGACTTTATTGAACTGTTAAAGGTCATTTTTCTTGGTATTGTAGAGGGAATTACAGAATGGCTCCCGATCAGCAGTACCGGACATATGATTCTTGTGGATGAGTTTCTGAAACTAAATGTAACAGAGGATTTTAAGAATCTGTTTTTCGTAGTGATCCAGCTCGGCGCGATCCTTGCGGTGGTTGTCCTCTATTGGAATAAGCTGTGGCCGTTTTACATCAGACCGATCTCAAAGAAGCAGCAGGCGATCCTTAACAGACACGGTGCTGTGTCTAGAGGAATCCTCATTTTTGTAGAGAAGTTCTGTGACAAAGACAAATGGGTACTCTGGTTTAAGATTGTAGTAGCCTGTATCCCGACGATCGTCATAGCTCTTCCATTTAATGATATCATCGAAGAGAAATTCAATAACTATGTAGTCGTTGCCATTGCCCTGATCGTATATGGTATTCTCTTCATTATCATCGAGAATTATAACAAGAGAAGAAGACCAACCTGTACCAATCTGGAAGAACTGTCATTCAAGACTGCATTTATCATCGGTCTGTTCCAGGTACTCTCCGTAATTCCGGGTACTTCCCGTTCCGGTTCCACCATCATCGGCGGTATCCTTGCAGGAACCTCCCGTACAGTAGCAGCAGAATTTACCTTCTTCCTGGGAATTCCGGTTATGTTCGGAGCCAGCCTCCTGAAGATCCTGAAATTCGGTTTCTCCTTTACAGGAACAGAAGTGATCATCCTGATCGTAGGTATGGTAGTCGCTTTCGTAGTTTCCATTATCGCGATCAAGTTCCTGATGGGATACATAAAGAAACATGACTTCAAGGTATTCGGATGGTACAGGATCGTACTTGGTATTCTGGTACTTGGATACTTTATCGGTAAGACATTACTTGCCTGA
- a CDS encoding sulfate/molybdate ABC transporter ATP-binding protein, with product MAVSVDIEKKLHGFTLRVKLESYGSPMGILGASGSGKSMTLRCIAGIQTPDSGRIVVNDKVLFDSEKKINLKPQERKVGYLFQNYALFPTMTVEKNIACGYRGDKSQLQAKVADYIARYQLDGLEKRYPAQLSGGQQQRVALARMMIGEPEVILLDEPFSALDGYLKDIMQRDMQNFLKEYTGDMILVTHSRDEAYKFCGHLTILDSGQALTTGETKKLFERPGILQAARLTGCKNFSAVQKMGEHNIYAVDWDLMLQTKDVVPDDVTHVGIRGHWMKGSSEGGENRMEVEVVEYIETTFEHQYLLKNKKGGDCQPVWWMCPKEDFEEDPHTKVPKYIHFPAEHLMLLKEAK from the coding sequence ATGGCAGTCAGTGTAGATATAGAGAAGAAACTTCACGGATTTACCCTGAGAGTGAAGCTGGAGAGCTATGGTTCTCCGATGGGGATCCTTGGAGCATCCGGAAGCGGAAAGAGTATGACTCTGCGCTGTATTGCTGGAATCCAGACACCGGACTCAGGAAGAATTGTCGTAAATGATAAGGTTCTTTTCGATTCAGAGAAGAAGATCAACCTGAAACCCCAGGAGAGAAAGGTTGGCTACCTTTTTCAGAATTATGCACTTTTTCCTACCATGACTGTAGAGAAGAACATTGCATGCGGATACAGAGGGGATAAGAGCCAGCTTCAGGCAAAAGTAGCAGATTACATAGCGAGATATCAGCTGGACGGACTGGAGAAGCGCTATCCGGCACAGCTTTCCGGAGGTCAGCAGCAGCGAGTTGCACTGGCGCGGATGATGATCGGAGAGCCGGAAGTGATTCTTCTGGATGAGCCGTTCTCCGCACTGGATGGATATTTGAAGGATATCATGCAGCGGGATATGCAGAATTTCCTGAAAGAGTATACAGGCGATATGATCCTGGTAACTCACAGCCGTGATGAGGCTTACAAGTTCTGCGGACATCTCACAATCCTGGACAGTGGTCAGGCACTTACGACAGGAGAAACAAAGAAACTCTTTGAGAGACCTGGTATTCTGCAGGCAGCCAGACTGACCGGATGTAAAAACTTTTCGGCTGTACAGAAGATGGGAGAACACAACATTTATGCGGTGGACTGGGATCTGATGCTGCAGACCAAAGATGTGGTACCGGATGACGTGACTCATGTGGGAATCCGCGGTCATTGGATGAAGGGTTCATCCGAGGGCGGTGAGAACCGTATGGAAGTGGAAGTCGTGGAATATATTGAAACAACTTTTGAACATCAGTATTTACTGAAGAATAAGAAAGGCGGAGACTGTCAGCCAGTGTGGTGGATGTGTCCGAAAGAAGACTTTGAGGAAGATCCTCATACGAAGGTTCCGAAATATATTCATTTCCCGGCAGAGCATCTGATGCTGCTGAAAGAAGCGAAATAA
- the modA gene encoding molybdate ABC transporter substrate-binding protein: MRKKFIAAIMAGALSVGMLSTGVFATETSDLKGEVNTFIAASLSNAMEEIQKDFNETYPDVEIFYNADSSGTLQTQIEEGARCDIFFSAADKQMDALVDEDLAKKDTVEDILENKVVLIKPKDGETKVTGFENITDAANIALAGDSVPVGQYSREIFDNLGITDEVNKMEINEGKNVSEVLAAVSERSNEIGIVYATDAASVADKVDVIAEAPAEALNTPVLYPVGMIEDKEASDDDTAAAEAFLEYIKSDDAMKVFEKYGFTAYKADDTEETKDDADATEEADDTEADTETETTEEAK; encoded by the coding sequence ATGAGAAAGAAATTTATTGCAGCAATTATGGCAGGTGCATTAAGCGTAGGAATGCTCAGCACAGGAGTTTTTGCAACAGAAACATCTGATTTAAAGGGTGAAGTTAATACATTTATCGCAGCAAGCTTAAGCAATGCAATGGAAGAAATCCAGAAAGACTTCAACGAGACATATCCGGATGTTGAAATCTTTTACAACGCAGACAGCTCAGGTACATTACAGACACAGATCGAAGAAGGCGCACGCTGCGATATCTTCTTCTCAGCAGCTGATAAACAGATGGACGCTCTGGTAGACGAAGATCTGGCTAAGAAAGATACTGTAGAAGATATCCTTGAGAACAAAGTCGTTCTGATCAAACCTAAGGATGGAGAGACAAAAGTTACAGGATTCGAGAACATCACAGATGCAGCAAACATCGCACTTGCAGGTGACAGCGTTCCTGTTGGACAGTATTCCAGAGAAATCTTTGACAATCTTGGAATCACAGATGAAGTAAACAAGATGGAGATCAACGAAGGTAAGAATGTATCTGAAGTTCTTGCAGCAGTAAGTGAAAGAAGTAACGAGATCGGTATCGTTTACGCTACAGATGCAGCTTCCGTTGCTGACAAAGTAGACGTTATCGCAGAAGCTCCGGCAGAAGCACTCAACACACCGGTTCTTTATCCTGTAGGTATGATCGAAGACAAAGAAGCATCTGATGATGACACAGCAGCTGCAGAAGCATTCCTTGAGTATATTAAATCTGATGACGCTATGAAAGTATTCGAGAAATACGGATTTACAGCATACAAAGCAGACGATACTGAAGAAACAAAAGATGATGCTGATGCAACAGAAGAAGCAGACGATACAGAAGCTGATACTGAGACAGAAACAACAGAGGAAGCTAAATAA
- a CDS encoding carbamoyl phosphate synthase small subunit, which translates to MKAFLILEDGHVFKGTSIGSTRDVISEIVFNTSMTGYLEVMTDPSYAGQAVCMTYPLIGNYGICYDDQESSKPWVDGFIVRELSRVPSNFRSVDTIQHFLTKHDIPGIAGIDTRALTKILREKGTMNGMITVNENYDLDTIIPQLKAYTTGKVVEKVTCREKEILKGDGPKVALLDLGAKRNIARSLNKRGCQVTIYPALTSAEEILKDNPDGIMLSNGPGDPKECTSIIKEIKKLYDSEVPIFAICLGHQLMALATGGDTHKMKYGHRGGNHPVKDLATGRVYISSQNHGYVVDAEGLEAKNIAKPAFINVNDGTNEGMAYEGKNIFTVQFHPEACPGPQDSSYLFDRFMDMMGGNK; encoded by the coding sequence ATGAAAGCATTTCTGATATTAGAAGATGGCCATGTGTTCAAAGGTACAAGCATTGGTTCAACGAGAGACGTTATCAGCGAAATCGTCTTTAATACTTCCATGACCGGTTATCTGGAAGTAATGACCGACCCTTCCTATGCAGGACAGGCAGTATGTATGACTTATCCCCTCATTGGGAATTACGGAATCTGTTATGATGACCAGGAGTCATCAAAGCCATGGGTGGACGGCTTTATTGTCCGCGAATTATCCCGTGTCCCAAGTAATTTCAGAAGCGTGGACACGATTCAGCATTTCTTAACAAAGCATGATATTCCAGGTATTGCCGGAATTGATACCAGAGCCTTAACGAAGATCCTTCGTGAGAAAGGTACCATGAACGGTATGATTACTGTCAATGAAAATTACGACTTAGATACAATTATCCCCCAGTTAAAAGCATATACAACAGGCAAGGTAGTAGAGAAAGTAACATGCCGTGAGAAAGAAATCTTAAAAGGTGATGGTCCGAAAGTAGCACTTCTTGACCTTGGTGCAAAGAGAAATATCGCACGTTCCCTCAATAAGAGAGGATGCCAGGTAACGATTTATCCTGCACTTACATCCGCAGAAGAGATTCTGAAGGATAATCCGGACGGCATTATGTTAAGTAACGGCCCTGGAGATCCGAAGGAATGTACTTCTATTATAAAGGAAATAAAAAAATTATATGATTCTGAAGTTCCGATCTTTGCAATCTGTCTTGGACATCAGCTCATGGCACTTGCAACAGGTGGAGATACCCATAAGATGAAATACGGACACAGAGGCGGAAACCATCCGGTCAAAGACCTTGCAACAGGACGTGTATATATTTCCTCACAGAACCATGGCTACGTCGTAGATGCCGAAGGACTTGAGGCAAAGAACATTGCGAAACCTGCATTCATCAATGTCAACGATGGAACAAACGAAGGTATGGCATACGAAGGAAAGAACATTTTCACTGTTCAGTTCCATCCGGAAGCATGCCCGGGACCGCAGGATTCCAGTTACCTGTTTGACAGATTTATGGATATGATGGGAGGAAATAAATAA